A DNA window from Drosophila pseudoobscura strain MV-25-SWS-2005 chromosome 2, UCI_Dpse_MV25, whole genome shotgun sequence contains the following coding sequences:
- the Obp83a gene encoding general odorant-binding protein 83a, whose amino-acid sequence MALNGFGRQQQQLGLGRRLRRPVSAAVLLIALSLLSEPLMLPPAAAQRDENYPPPGIMKMAKPFHDSCVEKTGVSEAAIKEFSDGEIHEDEKLKCYMNCFFHEIEVVDDNGDVHLEKLFATVPLSIRDKLMEMSKDCVHPEGDSLCQKAWWFHQCWKKADPKHYFLV is encoded by the exons ATGGCTTTGAATGGCTTTggtcgacagcagcagcagcttggaCTTGGACGCCGCCTTCGTCGTCCTGTCAGTGCAGCCGTCCTCTTAATCGCCTTGTCGCTGCTCAGCGAGCCGCTGATGCTGCCACCGGCTGCGGCGCAGCGTGACGAGAAC TATCCACCGCCGGGCATAATGAAAATGGCCAAGCCCTTCCACGATTCCTGTGTGGAGAAAACGGGCGTCAGCGAGG CGGCCATCAAGGAGTTCAGCGACGGGGAGATACACGAGGACGAGAAACTCAAGTGCTACATGAATTGTTTCTTCCACGAGATCGAAGTGGTCGACGATAATGGCGATGTACATTTGGAAAAACTTTTCGCCACCGTTCCACTCTCCATTCGCGATAAGTTGATGGAAATGTCCAAGGATTGCGTGCATCCCGAGGGGGATTCGTTATGTCAGAAGGCCTGGTGGTTCCATCAGTGCTGGAAAAAGGCCGATCCCAAG CACTACTTCTTGGTTTGA
- the Obp83b gene encoding pheromone-binding protein-related protein 6, whose protein sequence is MMKSVGLLMLLLGCVAAQGPRRDAEYPPPAILKLAQHFHDICAPKTGVTDAAIKEFSDGEIHEDENLKCYMNCLFHEFEVVDDNGDVHMEKLFNAVPSEKLRNVLMEASKDCIHPEGDTLCHKAWWFHQCWKKADPVHYFLV, encoded by the exons ATGATGAAATCTGTTGGTCTTCTCATGCTGCTACTTGGCTGTGTAGCTGCCCAGGGACCCAGACGGGATGCTGAG TATCCACCGCCAGCAATTCTAAAATTGGCCCAACACTTCCACGATATTTGTGCCCCAAAAACTGGTGTCACTGATG CGGCCATCAAGGAGTTCAGCGACGGAGAGATACATGAGGACGAGAATCTCAAGTGCTACATGAACTGTCTCTTCCACGAGTTCGAAGTGGTCGATGATAATGGCGATGTACATATGGAGAAGCTATTCAATGCCGTTCCCTCGGAAAAGCTGCGCAACGTATTGATGGAGGCCTCCAAGGATTGCATCCATCCGGAGGGCGACACCTTGTGCCACAAGGCCTGGTGGTTCCATCAATGCTGGAAGAAAGCTGATCCTGTCCACTATTTCTTGGTCTAA